A genomic region of Mycobacterium senriense contains the following coding sequences:
- a CDS encoding acyl-CoA dehydrogenase family protein: protein MAPSADTESDPESLRLLADSLRTTMSAASGAKLDAALTDLGWRDMLDEMPDIAIPLVFKLLGETGAHAPALNDVVLCAAGDAPGGTLPLPFAGGSWVLWERGDHPGSAIDELLPIRPVPQEGPLPSAALQAGWRALGWWLVGTSHAMLSLARQHAVDRVQFGRHISSFQAIRHRLAETLVAIEGAEATLQAATECDDPQGLASLLAKAAAGRAALTAARHCQQVLGGIGFTAEHPLHHHIKRSLILDGLLGSSRELTRAAGKAVVAAGSAPRLAQL from the coding sequence GTGGCCCCTTCGGCAGACACCGAGTCAGACCCCGAATCGCTGCGCCTGCTGGCGGACTCGTTGCGGACGACGATGAGCGCCGCCTCGGGAGCCAAGCTTGACGCGGCGCTGACCGACCTCGGCTGGCGCGACATGCTCGACGAAATGCCGGACATCGCAATCCCTCTGGTGTTCAAGCTGCTCGGCGAGACCGGCGCGCACGCCCCCGCACTCAACGATGTGGTGCTGTGCGCGGCGGGTGACGCGCCGGGGGGCACGCTGCCGCTGCCGTTCGCCGGCGGCTCCTGGGTGCTGTGGGAGCGCGGCGACCACCCCGGCTCGGCGATCGACGAGCTGCTGCCGATACGCCCTGTGCCGCAAGAGGGTCCCTTGCCGTCGGCCGCACTGCAAGCGGGTTGGCGCGCCCTGGGTTGGTGGCTGGTGGGGACCAGCCACGCGATGCTGTCACTGGCCCGTCAGCACGCCGTGGACCGCGTTCAGTTCGGCCGGCACATCAGCTCGTTCCAGGCGATCCGGCACCGGCTGGCCGAAACACTCGTCGCGATCGAAGGTGCCGAGGCCACACTGCAGGCTGCCACGGAGTGCGACGACCCGCAGGGACTGGCTTCCCTGTTGGCGAAGGCCGCGGCCGGCCGGGCCGCGCTGACCGCCGCACGCCACTGCCAGCAGGTGCTGGGCGGTATCGGCTTCACCGCCGAGCATCCGCTGCACCACCACATCAAGCGGTCGCTGATTCTCGACGGACTACTGGGCAGCTCTCGCGAACTGACGCGTGCCGCCGGAAAAGCGGTGGTGGCGGCCGGATCTGCGCCACGGCTCGCGCAGCTGTAA
- a CDS encoding DUF4190 domain-containing protein translates to MSHPDAPQNQVGVASVLLGLVGLLTCWLLLGVPFGIAAVVTGDIARRRVGRGEANNPRTALAGMVLGAIAIVAGLVAIGYYAQLDARNH, encoded by the coding sequence ATGAGTCACCCCGACGCACCACAAAACCAGGTAGGCGTCGCCTCGGTGCTGCTGGGCCTGGTGGGACTCCTCACCTGCTGGTTGCTGCTCGGCGTGCCCTTCGGCATCGCGGCGGTGGTGACGGGCGACATCGCCCGCCGACGGGTTGGCCGCGGGGAGGCGAACAACCCCCGAACTGCCTTGGCCGGCATGGTTTTAGGGGCGATCGCGATAGTGGCGGGTCTGGTCGCCATCGGCTACTACGCCCAGCTTGACGCCCGAAATCACTGA
- a CDS encoding acyl-CoA dehydrogenase family protein, giving the protein MNVEQFRADLHAWLDDNDLTPEPDHSLQGHMRQFARVSRALYDADWMRFGWPVEVGGLGGPAVLRAIVGEEVVGRRLAEPGPYSMLEVLAPTMIDYAPAELAKEMVPRLLRGEEQWCQGFSEPGSGSDLASLTTRAVQDGDNWIVNGQKVWTSFAQFSTRCVLLTRTAPGHDGITAFFVDLDTPGITVRPLRTMHGVDEFCEVYYDDVVIPASRMLGKPGDGWRLAMDLLPYERSACFWQRIAYLYSRFDDLITAASGTGEPDESALGGAYLALHTLRCRSRATQHRMRDGARLGPDTSIDKVLLASAEQRLYDTVREVLPGTLELEDTPWRSEYLYSRAATIYGGTAEIQRNIIARRLLDLGKE; this is encoded by the coding sequence GTGAATGTCGAGCAGTTTCGGGCCGACCTGCACGCATGGCTCGACGACAACGATCTGACCCCCGAGCCCGACCACTCGCTGCAGGGACACATGCGGCAGTTCGCCCGGGTCAGCCGTGCGCTCTACGACGCCGATTGGATGCGGTTCGGCTGGCCGGTCGAGGTCGGCGGATTGGGCGGTCCCGCGGTGCTGCGCGCGATCGTCGGCGAAGAGGTGGTGGGCCGTCGGCTGGCCGAACCCGGCCCCTACTCGATGCTCGAGGTGCTCGCACCCACGATGATCGACTACGCACCGGCGGAGCTCGCCAAGGAAATGGTGCCACGCCTGCTGCGCGGCGAAGAGCAATGGTGCCAAGGCTTTTCCGAGCCGGGGTCGGGCAGCGACCTGGCATCTCTGACGACCCGGGCGGTCCAGGACGGCGACAACTGGATCGTCAACGGCCAAAAGGTCTGGACCAGCTTCGCGCAGTTCTCCACCCGGTGCGTCCTGCTCACCCGTACCGCCCCCGGGCACGACGGAATCACCGCGTTCTTCGTAGACCTCGATACGCCGGGCATCACCGTCCGCCCGTTGCGGACGATGCACGGTGTCGACGAATTCTGCGAGGTGTACTACGACGACGTGGTGATCCCGGCCAGCAGGATGCTGGGCAAGCCCGGCGACGGCTGGCGACTGGCCATGGACCTGCTGCCCTATGAGCGTTCCGCCTGTTTCTGGCAGCGAATCGCCTACCTCTATTCGCGTTTCGACGACCTGATCACCGCGGCGTCCGGAACCGGCGAGCCCGACGAATCCGCGCTGGGCGGAGCCTATCTGGCGCTGCACACATTGCGCTGCCGGTCGCGTGCCACCCAGCACCGGATGCGCGACGGGGCCCGACTGGGACCCGACACCTCCATCGACAAGGTGCTGTTGGCCTCCGCCGAGCAGCGGCTCTACGACACCGTCCGCGAGGTGTTGCCGGGGACGCTCGAGCTCGAAGACACGCCGTGGCGTTCGGAATACCTGTACTCGCGCGCGGCAACGATCTACGGCGGTACCGCGGAGATCCAGCGCAATATCATCGCCCGCCGGCTGCTCGACCTCGGGAAGGAGTGA